Proteins encoded by one window of Arachis ipaensis cultivar K30076 chromosome B04, Araip1.1, whole genome shotgun sequence:
- the LOC107639627 gene encoding regulatory-associated protein of TOR 1 isoform X5, which yields MAAQRQNPFSMAPQKALESIGKNLSSQYERWQPKARYKYQLDPTVDEVKKLCTSCRRYAKSERVLFHYNGHGVPKPTANGEIWVFNKSYTQYIPLPISDLNSWLKTPSIYVFDCSAAGMIVNSFIELHEWNASNSSGSTWDCILLAACESHETLPQSAEFPADVFTSCLTTPIKMALRWFCTRSLFRGSLDYSLIDQIPGRPNDRKTLLGELNWIFTAVTGTIAWNVLSHDLFQRLFRQDLLVASLFRNFLLAERIMRSANCSPVSHPNLPPTHQHHMWDAWDMAAELCLSQLPSLVGNPNAEFQPSTFFGDQLTAFEVWLDHGSEHKKPPEQLPIVVQVLLSQSHRFRALVLLGRFLDMGPWAVDLALSVGIFPYVLKLLQTTRPELRQILVFIWTKILALDKSCQVDLVKDGGHNYFIKFLDSIEAYPEQRAMAAFILAVIVDGHRRGQEACIEAGLIHVCLEHLQSSSSPNDSQTEPLLLQWLCLCLGKLWEDFTEAQAMGLLHGATIVFAPLLSEPQPEVRASAVFALGTLLNVGFDSCAGVGDGECDDDDKFRAEVSIVKSMLSVASDGSPLVRAEVAAALARFAFGHNKHLKSIAAAYWKPQTNSFLNSIPSLANIKDSIGGYPTQNQHMPRGSIVSSQIGPLRVGNDNSSVVRDRCGSSSRPLAGSGIMHGSPLSDDSSHHSDSGILNDGFSNGVVNHGGQKPLDNALYSQCVHAMCTLAKDPSPRIANLGRRVLSIIGIEQVVAKPFKSTGEATGLARSSSWFDMNGGRSPLTSRTPPVSPPRLNYLSGIRRVFSLEFRPHLMNSPDSGLADPLLGSGGATGTSDHSLLPQSIIYNWSCGHFSKPLLMAGDDSEAIIAGREKKEKFALVHITKCQHSAVSRLTNPIAKWDTRGTQMVLMQPFSPVVIAADGNERIRIWNHEEATLLNSFDNHDFPDKGISKLCLMNELDDSLLLAASSDGNIRIWKDYTLKGKQKLVTAFSSIHGHKPGVRSVNAVVDWQQQSGYLYASGEISSIMAWDLDKEQLVNPIPSSSDRSISALLRTDCLRAASQVHGGQLAAGFVDGSVRLYDIRTPEMLICGLRPHTQRVEKVVGIGFQPGLDPGKIVSASQAGDIQFLDIRNHNSAYLTIEAHRGSLTALAVHRHAPIIASSSAKQLIKVFSLEGDQLGTIRYYPTLMAQKIGSVSCLNFHPYQVLLAAGTADACVCIYADENTQAR from the exons ATCCCTTTTCTATGGCACCGCAAAAGGCATTGGAGTCAATTGGAAAAAATTTGAGCAGCCAATATGAAAGATGGCAACCAAAG GCCCGCTACAAGTATCAACTTGATCCTACAGTGGATGAGGTGAAGAAGCTTTGCACTTCATGTCGTAGATATGCAAAGTCAGAAAGAGTTTTATTTCATTACAATGGGCATGGTGTGCCAAAGCCAACTGCTAACGGTGAAATTTGGGTCTTCAATAAG AGTTATACACAGTATATCCCTTTACCCATCAGTGACCTCAATTCCTGGCTGAAGACCCCATCAATTTATGTTTTTGATTGCTCTGCTGCTGGGATGATAGTTAATTCCTTCATTGAG CTACATGAATGGAATGCTTCTAATTCCTCTGGGTCCACATGGGATTGCATTCTGCTTGCAGCATGTGAATCGCATGAGACTTTGCCTCAAAGTGCAGAGTTCCCAGCTGATGTGTTTACATCTTGCCTTACAACACCTATAAAGATGGCATTACGATG GTTTTGCACACGTTCATTATTTCGTGGATCACTTGATTATTCACTTATAGATCAGATCCCTGGCCGTCCCAATGACCGAAAGACACTTTTAGGTGAATTGAATTGGATCTTTACGGCAGTAACTGGCACAATTGCCTGGAATGTTCTTTCTCATG ATCTTTTTCAAAGACTGTTCAGACAGGATTTGCTTGTTGCAAGTCTCTTTCGAAATTTTCTACTTGCTGAGAGAATTATGCGATCTGCAAATTGTTCTCCTGTGTCTCACCCAAATTTGCCCCCAACCCATCAACATCATATGTG GGATGCATGGGACATGGCCGCTGAGCTCTGCCTTTCACAACTTCCCTCGTTAGTTGGCAATCCTAATGCTGAATTCCAG CCCAGCACATTTTTTGGTGATCAGTTGACAGCATTTGAGGTATGGCTTGACCATGGTTCTGAACATAAGAAACCACCAGAGCAGTTGCCTATAGTTGTTCAG GTTTTACTTAGTCAAAGCCATCGATTTCGTGCTTTAGTACTCCTTGGAAGGTTCCTTGATATGGGGCCATGGGCTGTAGATCTG GCATTGTCTGTTGGAATATTtccttatgttttaaagctgttacAAACAACAAGACCAGAACTACGCCAGATTCTCGTATTCATATGGACAAAGATTCTGGCACTTGACAAG TCATGCCAGGTTGATTTAGTAAAGGATGGAGGTCATAACTATTTTATTAAGTTTCTTGATAGCATTGAAGCATATCCAGAGCAACGTGCGATGGCTGCTTTTATTTTGGCTGTTATTGTGGATGGTCATCGACGAGGTCAAGAAGCTTGTATTGAAGCTGGCTTGATCCATGTCTGCTTAGAGCATCTTCAGAgttcttcatctcctaatgattCACAAACTGAACCCCTTCTCCTTCAGTGGCTTTGCCTGTGtttggggaaactgtgggaagaCTTTACGGAGGCACAGGCGATGGGTTTGCTGCATGGTGCTACTATTGTATTTGCTCCTCTACTGTCTGAACCCCAGCCAGAG GTTAGGGCATCTGCTGTTTTTGCGCTTGGCACCCTTCTCAATGTCGGATTTGATTCATGTGCGGGTGTAGGAGATGGAGAATGTGATGATGATGACAAATTTAGGGCTGAAGTTAGTATAGTGAAGAGTATGTTGAGTGTTGCATCAGATGGGAGTCCATTGGTGAGGGCAGAGGTAGCTGCGG CATTAGCTCGCTTCGCATTTGGCCATAACAAGCACCTGAAATCTATTGCTGCTGCATACTGGAAACCACAGACTAATTCTTTCCTGAATTCGATACCTTCATTGGCCAACATAAAAGATTCAATTGGTGGATATCCTACCCAGAACCAACATATGCCTCGTGGAAGTATTGTTTCATCTCAAATTGGTCCTTTGAGGGTTGGAAATGATAATTCTTCAGTGGTTCGAGATCGGTGTGGCTCTTCTAGCCGTCCTCTCGCTGGTTCTGGAATAATGCATGGGTCCCCATTGTCTGATGATTCATCTCATCATTCCGATTCAGGAATACTGAATGATGGTTTTAGCAATGGAGTTGTTAACCATGGTGGCCAAAAACCCTTGGACAATGCATTGTATTCACAATGTGTTCATGCTATGTGTACCTTAGCAAAAGATCCATCTCCGCGGATTGCAAACCTTGGTCGACGGGTACTTTCCATAATAGGTATTGAACAAGTGGTAGCAAAGCCATTTAAGTCTACTGGTGAAGCTACAGGATTGGCTCGTTCCTCTTCTTGGTTTGATATGAATGGAG GTCGCTCACCTCTAACCTCCAGAACTCCTCCAGTTAGCCCACCTCGTCTAAATTACTTATCAGGAATCCGTAGAGTATTTTCATTGGAATTTAGGCCCCATCTGATGAATTCTCCAGACTCAGGTTTAGCTGATCCTCTTTTAGGTTCTGGTGGGGCTACTGGTACATCGGATCACAGCCTTCTGCCACAGTCAATTATATATAATTGGAGTTGTGGGCACTTCTCCAAACCGCTGTTAATGGCTGGGGATGACAGTGAAGCCATAATAGCtgggagagaaaagaaagaaaaatttgcATTGGTGCACATCACAAAATGCCAGCACTCTG CTGTTAGCAGGCTAACAAATCCAATAGCTAAATGGGACACAAGAGGCACACAAATGGTGTTGATGCAACCTTTTTCTCCTGTTGTGATAGCTGCTGATGGGAATGAACGAATTAG AATATGGAACCATGAAGAGGCAACACTACTAAACAGTTTTGACAACCATGACTTTCCAGACAAGGGAATCTCTAAGCTCTGCCTAATGAATGAGCTGGATGATAGCTTACTTCTTGCTGCTTCAT CTGATGGAAACATTCGGATCTGGAAGGATTATACTCTGAAAGGCAAACAGAAACTTGTAACTGCATTCTCTTCAATTCATGGTCATAAACCTGGTGTCAGGAGTGTCAATGCAGTTGTTGATTGGCAACAACAGAGTGGTTATCTG TATGCATCGGGTGAGATATCATCAATTATGGCCTGGGATCTTGATAAAGAACAGCTTGTTAATCCTATACCTTCATCATCGGATCGCAGTATCTCAGCATTG TTACGAACTGATTGTCTCAGG GCTGCATCTCAAGTTCATGGGGGACAGTTGGCGGCTGGTTTTGTAGATGGTTCTGTTAGACTTTATGACATCAGGACACCTGAAAT GCTTATCTGTGGATTACGGCCACATACACAGAGAGTAGAAAAGGTGGTGGGGATTGGCTTTCAACCTGGACTAGACCCAGGAAAG ATTGTTAGTGCTTCTCAGGCAGGAGATATTCAATTCCTTGATATAAGAAATCATAATAGCGCCTATCTTACCATTGAAGCTCACCGGGGGTCACTCACAGCTTTAGCTGTACATAGACATGCTCCAATCATTGCCAGTAGCTCAGCCAAGCAACTTATTAAAGTTTTCAGCCTTGAAGGAGATCAACTAGGCACTATTCGATACTATCCTACCCTTATGGCTCAGAAAATTGGGTCTGTCAGCTGCCTTAATTTTCACCCATACCAAGTCTTGCTTGCTGCTGGTACTGCAGATGCATGTGTCTGTATCTATGCTGATGAAAACACTCAAGCAAGATGA
- the LOC107639627 gene encoding regulatory-associated protein of TOR 1 isoform X6 translates to MAPQKALESIGKNLSSQYERWQPKARYKYQLDPTVDEVKKLCTSCRRYAKSERVLFHYNGHGVPKPTANGEIWVFNKSYTQYIPLPISDLNSWLKTPSIYVFDCSAAGMIVNSFIELHEWNASNSSGSTWDCILLAACESHETLPQSAEFPADVFTSCLTTPIKMALRWFCTRSLFRGSLDYSLIDQIPGRPNDRKTLLGELNWIFTAVTGTIAWNVLSHDLFQRLFRQDLLVASLFRNFLLAERIMRSANCSPVSHPNLPPTHQHHMWDAWDMAAELCLSQLPSLVGNPNAEFQPSTFFGDQLTAFEVWLDHGSEHKKPPEQLPIVVQVLLSQSHRFRALVLLGRFLDMGPWAVDLALSVGIFPYVLKLLQTTRPELRQILVFIWTKILALDKSCQVDLVKDGGHNYFIKFLDSIEAYPEQRAMAAFILAVIVDGHRRGQEACIEAGLIHVCLEHLQSSSSPNDSQTEPLLLQWLCLCLGKLWEDFTEAQAMGLLHGATIVFAPLLSEPQPEVRASAVFALGTLLNVGFDSCAGVGDGECDDDDKFRAEVSIVKSMLSVASDGSPLVRAEVAAALARFAFGHNKHLKSIAAAYWKPQTNSFLNSIPSLANIKDSIGGYPTQNQHMPRGSIVSSQIGPLRVGNDNSSVVRDRCGSSSRPLAGSGIMHGSPLSDDSSHHSDSGILNDGFSNGVVNHGGQKPLDNALYSQCVHAMCTLAKDPSPRIANLGRRVLSIIGIEQVVAKPFKSTGEATGLARSSSWFDMNGGRSPLTSRTPPVSPPRLNYLSGIRRVFSLEFRPHLMNSPDSGLADPLLGSGGATGTSDHSLLPQSIIYNWSCGHFSKPLLMAGDDSEAIIAGREKKEKFALVHITKCQHSAVSRLTNPIAKWDTRGTQMVLMQPFSPVVIAADGNERIRIWNHEEATLLNSFDNHDFPDKGISKLCLMNELDDSLLLAASSDGNIRIWKDYTLKGKQKLVTAFSSIHGHKPGVRSVNAVVDWQQQSGYLYASGEISSIMAWDLDKEQLVNPIPSSSDRSISALLRTDCLRAASQVHGGQLAAGFVDGSVRLYDIRTPEMLICGLRPHTQRVEKVVGIGFQPGLDPGKIVSASQAGDIQFLDIRNHNSAYLTIEAHRGSLTALAVHRHAPIIASSSAKQLIKVFSLEGDQLGTIRYYPTLMAQKIGSVSCLNFHPYQVLLAAGTADACVCIYADENTQAR, encoded by the exons ATGGCACCGCAAAAGGCATTGGAGTCAATTGGAAAAAATTTGAGCAGCCAATATGAAAGATGGCAACCAAAG GCCCGCTACAAGTATCAACTTGATCCTACAGTGGATGAGGTGAAGAAGCTTTGCACTTCATGTCGTAGATATGCAAAGTCAGAAAGAGTTTTATTTCATTACAATGGGCATGGTGTGCCAAAGCCAACTGCTAACGGTGAAATTTGGGTCTTCAATAAG AGTTATACACAGTATATCCCTTTACCCATCAGTGACCTCAATTCCTGGCTGAAGACCCCATCAATTTATGTTTTTGATTGCTCTGCTGCTGGGATGATAGTTAATTCCTTCATTGAG CTACATGAATGGAATGCTTCTAATTCCTCTGGGTCCACATGGGATTGCATTCTGCTTGCAGCATGTGAATCGCATGAGACTTTGCCTCAAAGTGCAGAGTTCCCAGCTGATGTGTTTACATCTTGCCTTACAACACCTATAAAGATGGCATTACGATG GTTTTGCACACGTTCATTATTTCGTGGATCACTTGATTATTCACTTATAGATCAGATCCCTGGCCGTCCCAATGACCGAAAGACACTTTTAGGTGAATTGAATTGGATCTTTACGGCAGTAACTGGCACAATTGCCTGGAATGTTCTTTCTCATG ATCTTTTTCAAAGACTGTTCAGACAGGATTTGCTTGTTGCAAGTCTCTTTCGAAATTTTCTACTTGCTGAGAGAATTATGCGATCTGCAAATTGTTCTCCTGTGTCTCACCCAAATTTGCCCCCAACCCATCAACATCATATGTG GGATGCATGGGACATGGCCGCTGAGCTCTGCCTTTCACAACTTCCCTCGTTAGTTGGCAATCCTAATGCTGAATTCCAG CCCAGCACATTTTTTGGTGATCAGTTGACAGCATTTGAGGTATGGCTTGACCATGGTTCTGAACATAAGAAACCACCAGAGCAGTTGCCTATAGTTGTTCAG GTTTTACTTAGTCAAAGCCATCGATTTCGTGCTTTAGTACTCCTTGGAAGGTTCCTTGATATGGGGCCATGGGCTGTAGATCTG GCATTGTCTGTTGGAATATTtccttatgttttaaagctgttacAAACAACAAGACCAGAACTACGCCAGATTCTCGTATTCATATGGACAAAGATTCTGGCACTTGACAAG TCATGCCAGGTTGATTTAGTAAAGGATGGAGGTCATAACTATTTTATTAAGTTTCTTGATAGCATTGAAGCATATCCAGAGCAACGTGCGATGGCTGCTTTTATTTTGGCTGTTATTGTGGATGGTCATCGACGAGGTCAAGAAGCTTGTATTGAAGCTGGCTTGATCCATGTCTGCTTAGAGCATCTTCAGAgttcttcatctcctaatgattCACAAACTGAACCCCTTCTCCTTCAGTGGCTTTGCCTGTGtttggggaaactgtgggaagaCTTTACGGAGGCACAGGCGATGGGTTTGCTGCATGGTGCTACTATTGTATTTGCTCCTCTACTGTCTGAACCCCAGCCAGAG GTTAGGGCATCTGCTGTTTTTGCGCTTGGCACCCTTCTCAATGTCGGATTTGATTCATGTGCGGGTGTAGGAGATGGAGAATGTGATGATGATGACAAATTTAGGGCTGAAGTTAGTATAGTGAAGAGTATGTTGAGTGTTGCATCAGATGGGAGTCCATTGGTGAGGGCAGAGGTAGCTGCGG CATTAGCTCGCTTCGCATTTGGCCATAACAAGCACCTGAAATCTATTGCTGCTGCATACTGGAAACCACAGACTAATTCTTTCCTGAATTCGATACCTTCATTGGCCAACATAAAAGATTCAATTGGTGGATATCCTACCCAGAACCAACATATGCCTCGTGGAAGTATTGTTTCATCTCAAATTGGTCCTTTGAGGGTTGGAAATGATAATTCTTCAGTGGTTCGAGATCGGTGTGGCTCTTCTAGCCGTCCTCTCGCTGGTTCTGGAATAATGCATGGGTCCCCATTGTCTGATGATTCATCTCATCATTCCGATTCAGGAATACTGAATGATGGTTTTAGCAATGGAGTTGTTAACCATGGTGGCCAAAAACCCTTGGACAATGCATTGTATTCACAATGTGTTCATGCTATGTGTACCTTAGCAAAAGATCCATCTCCGCGGATTGCAAACCTTGGTCGACGGGTACTTTCCATAATAGGTATTGAACAAGTGGTAGCAAAGCCATTTAAGTCTACTGGTGAAGCTACAGGATTGGCTCGTTCCTCTTCTTGGTTTGATATGAATGGAG GTCGCTCACCTCTAACCTCCAGAACTCCTCCAGTTAGCCCACCTCGTCTAAATTACTTATCAGGAATCCGTAGAGTATTTTCATTGGAATTTAGGCCCCATCTGATGAATTCTCCAGACTCAGGTTTAGCTGATCCTCTTTTAGGTTCTGGTGGGGCTACTGGTACATCGGATCACAGCCTTCTGCCACAGTCAATTATATATAATTGGAGTTGTGGGCACTTCTCCAAACCGCTGTTAATGGCTGGGGATGACAGTGAAGCCATAATAGCtgggagagaaaagaaagaaaaatttgcATTGGTGCACATCACAAAATGCCAGCACTCTG CTGTTAGCAGGCTAACAAATCCAATAGCTAAATGGGACACAAGAGGCACACAAATGGTGTTGATGCAACCTTTTTCTCCTGTTGTGATAGCTGCTGATGGGAATGAACGAATTAG AATATGGAACCATGAAGAGGCAACACTACTAAACAGTTTTGACAACCATGACTTTCCAGACAAGGGAATCTCTAAGCTCTGCCTAATGAATGAGCTGGATGATAGCTTACTTCTTGCTGCTTCAT CTGATGGAAACATTCGGATCTGGAAGGATTATACTCTGAAAGGCAAACAGAAACTTGTAACTGCATTCTCTTCAATTCATGGTCATAAACCTGGTGTCAGGAGTGTCAATGCAGTTGTTGATTGGCAACAACAGAGTGGTTATCTG TATGCATCGGGTGAGATATCATCAATTATGGCCTGGGATCTTGATAAAGAACAGCTTGTTAATCCTATACCTTCATCATCGGATCGCAGTATCTCAGCATTG TTACGAACTGATTGTCTCAGG GCTGCATCTCAAGTTCATGGGGGACAGTTGGCGGCTGGTTTTGTAGATGGTTCTGTTAGACTTTATGACATCAGGACACCTGAAAT GCTTATCTGTGGATTACGGCCACATACACAGAGAGTAGAAAAGGTGGTGGGGATTGGCTTTCAACCTGGACTAGACCCAGGAAAG ATTGTTAGTGCTTCTCAGGCAGGAGATATTCAATTCCTTGATATAAGAAATCATAATAGCGCCTATCTTACCATTGAAGCTCACCGGGGGTCACTCACAGCTTTAGCTGTACATAGACATGCTCCAATCATTGCCAGTAGCTCAGCCAAGCAACTTATTAAAGTTTTCAGCCTTGAAGGAGATCAACTAGGCACTATTCGATACTATCCTACCCTTATGGCTCAGAAAATTGGGTCTGTCAGCTGCCTTAATTTTCACCCATACCAAGTCTTGCTTGCTGCTGGTACTGCAGATGCATGTGTCTGTATCTATGCTGATGAAAACACTCAAGCAAGATGA